Proteins encoded together in one Caminicella sporogenes DSM 14501 window:
- a CDS encoding WYL domain-containing protein: MELFNEYKNRYFQCIQNIINDIYNGVKYEEKDIINFFKNNTFNEIEPSLVWQILNKESRNSHKNVDECRRIKLLKENNNNYTLSIDSNIPIRPTKIELRWLKMLIEDPKSKAIIDDTIVKKLTEKLKTIETWNYLDYWIQKNIDKNGDKLEDEKFKSFLKILSTAIQEDKSIKYTSINKKGKLYKDKIGFPYRIEYSIRNNKYRVAVLPIDCDRVIKINVSSFKSIEIMNKIDTKTKDKILNFINSKKNLKNPLVLEVENRFNTVERCFSLFSHYDKEAYIDKEKNKHILKVYYYSFEESEIVRDILSLGSSVIVVEPTSIRNKVIERIRKHFCDG; the protein is encoded by the coding sequence ATGGAGCTATTTAATGAATATAAAAATAGATATTTTCAATGTATTCAAAATATTATTAATGACATATATAATGGAGTAAAGTATGAAGAAAAAGATATAATAAATTTCTTTAAGAATAATACTTTCAATGAAATAGAGCCTTCACTTGTGTGGCAAATTTTAAATAAAGAATCGAGAAATAGCCATAAAAATGTTGATGAGTGCAGGAGAATTAAATTATTAAAAGAAAACAATAACAATTATACACTATCTATTGACTCCAATATCCCAATAAGACCTACAAAGATTGAACTTCGGTGGTTAAAAATGTTGATTGAAGACCCTAAAAGTAAAGCTATTATAGATGATACTATTGTTAAAAAACTTACAGAAAAATTAAAGACTATAGAAACATGGAATTACTTAGATTATTGGATACAAAAAAATATAGATAAAAATGGAGACAAGTTAGAAGATGAAAAATTTAAAAGTTTTTTAAAAATTTTATCAACTGCCATTCAAGAAGATAAGTCAATTAAGTATACAAGTATAAACAAGAAAGGAAAATTATACAAGGATAAAATCGGTTTTCCCTATAGAATTGAATATTCAATAAGAAACAATAAATATAGAGTAGCAGTATTACCAATAGATTGCGATAGAGTAATAAAAATTAATGTATCAAGCTTTAAAAGTATTGAGATTATGAATAAAATCGATACTAAGACTAAAGACAAAATATTAAATTTTATTAATAGCAAAAAGAACTTGAAAAATCCATTAGTACTGGAAGTCGAGAATAGGTTTAATACTGTAGAACGTTGTTTTTCTTTGTTTTCTCATTATGATAAAGAAGCTTATATTGATAAAGAAAAGAATAAGCACATATTAAAAGTGTACTATTACAGTTTTGAAGAGTCAGAAATTGTTAGAGATATTTTATCTCTTGGTAGTTCTGTAATAGTAGTTGAACCAACAAGTATTAGAAATAAAGTTATTGAGAGAATACGTAAACATTTCTGTGATGGATAA
- a CDS encoding helix-turn-helix transcriptional regulator, with amino-acid sequence MAKGAYKNFIKSYDTIRNVLRHLYIYGCYGREDFESIGISGRKYDNERRRILYFIDQELVNENFISNKKYIGFKYDMFKTAENFLVNSYLIKTFTVNDINYFFLIQQILNVENRELSMKEIMDNLSEILSVDIDMSTIRRKINKMIEQGIIVTRNVKNRKVFNLVEDFFKDFTNDEIVKIFYAVQFYSNLALISVPGYYLMDTIKNYLKHERNYDFNEKEIYIFKHHLLNRIIDDEVVTCILNCIKNGRKMKFYYRNEKNPRVVIPLKIITEYCYGRQYLFSLDEMSNKCSLYRLDKINKFSEAGDIGTKVNFEKYNKFIENSWCAVLLNENQGLIEVEIDFFIDESEEGYILQRILKEGKWGTLDKIEKGKYLYKIKVTDPNELIPWIRSFAGFAKVRKSDNHNLYEKIENDWKEALKNYGAI; translated from the coding sequence ATGGCAAAAGGGGCATATAAAAATTTTATCAAGTCATACGATACTATAAGAAATGTTCTAAGACATTTATATATTTATGGGTGCTACGGCAGAGAAGATTTTGAAAGTATAGGGATTAGTGGTAGAAAATATGATAATGAACGTAGAAGAATTTTATATTTTATTGATCAAGAATTGGTGAATGAAAATTTCATAAGTAATAAGAAGTATATTGGATTTAAATATGATATGTTTAAGACCGCTGAAAATTTTTTAGTTAATTCATATCTAATAAAAACATTTACTGTAAATGATATAAATTATTTTTTTCTAATACAACAGATTTTAAATGTAGAAAATCGAGAGTTAAGTATGAAGGAAATAATGGATAATCTTTCTGAGATATTGTCAGTAGATATTGATATGAGTACTATAAGAAGAAAAATCAATAAAATGATTGAACAAGGAATCATAGTAACTAGGAATGTAAAAAACAGAAAAGTTTTTAATTTGGTGGAAGATTTTTTTAAAGACTTTACAAATGATGAAATAGTTAAAATATTTTATGCAGTTCAATTTTATAGTAATTTGGCATTAATAAGTGTTCCTGGATACTATTTAATGGATACCATTAAAAACTATTTAAAGCATGAAAGAAACTATGATTTTAACGAAAAAGAAATTTATATATTTAAACATCATTTATTAAACAGAATAATTGATGATGAGGTTGTTACGTGCATTTTAAATTGCATAAAAAATGGTAGAAAGATGAAGTTTTATTATCGCAATGAAAAGAATCCAAGAGTAGTAATACCTTTAAAAATTATCACTGAATATTGCTATGGAAGACAATATTTATTTAGCTTAGATGAAATGTCAAATAAATGTAGTCTTTACAGATTAGATAAAATCAATAAGTTTTCAGAAGCTGGAGATATTGGTACTAAAGTAAATTTTGAAAAATATAATAAATTTATTGAAAATAGTTGGTGTGCTGTTTTACTCAATGAAAATCAAGGGTTAATAGAAGTAGAAATTGATTTTTTTATTGATGAGAGTGAAGAAGGATATATTCTTCAAAGAATTTTAAAGGAAGGAAAATGGGGAACTCTCGACAAAATTGAAAAAGGAAAATATTTATATAAGATAAAAGTAACAGATCCTAATGAATTAATACCCTGGATTAGGTCATTTGCAGGTTTTGCAAAAGTAAGGAAGAGTGACAATCATAATCTATATGAAAAAATAGAAAATGATTGGAAGGAGGCTCTTAAAAATTATGGAGCTATTTAA
- a CDS encoding recombinase family protein: MAKKVSIIPAKPIAVIKGLPKETKKRVCAYCRVSTDTDEQLLSYEAQVTYYEDYIRKRPDWEYAGIYADEGITGTNTKYRAQFNRMIEDAMAGQFDMIITKSISRFARNTLDCLKYVRILKEKGIGVYFEKENIDTMDSKGEVLLTILSSLAQDESRSISENSRWGIVRRFQQGKVRVNHKKFMGYDKDENGDLIINEEQAEIVRRIFKEYLEGKSADKIAAGLTKDGIPTVTGKKKWHPTVITKMLKNEKYKGDALLQKTITVDFLTHKRVKNKGQAPQYYVENSHPAIISKEMFEAVQKEMKRRSDLRGFGDKERRSKHSSKYPFSGKIICGNCGAVYRRKRWGPTDKYKKYVWNCRTRDENGPKSCNMKAVDEEKLKAAFVRVTNKVIKDSDGFIKKMMDNIEKVLSENKDDEKIKAIDSRLEELREQITNLIRLNSRSSIDSDIYDEEYNRLVLEMENLRSKRLAYTKTEMECKNNYSRVREIERILKEHEPINRFDEELFRVLVEKIRVVSLVEVEFVLKTGVVVRDVLS; the protein is encoded by the coding sequence ATGGCTAAAAAAGTATCGATAATTCCTGCCAAACCTATAGCAGTGATTAAAGGATTACCAAAAGAAACAAAGAAGAGAGTATGTGCTTACTGTAGGGTTAGTACAGATACTGATGAACAGCTTTTAAGTTATGAGGCTCAGGTTACTTATTATGAGGACTATATTAGAAAAAGACCGGATTGGGAGTATGCAGGGATATATGCAGATGAAGGGATAACTGGAACCAACACAAAATATAGGGCCCAGTTTAATAGAATGATTGAAGATGCAATGGCAGGGCAGTTTGATATGATTATCACCAAATCCATCAGTCGATTTGCAAGAAATACACTTGACTGCCTTAAATATGTAAGGATTTTAAAAGAAAAAGGTATAGGAGTTTATTTTGAAAAAGAAAATATAGATACTATGGATTCAAAGGGAGAAGTACTGCTTACTATTTTAAGTTCTTTGGCTCAAGATGAAAGTCGGTCAATCAGTGAAAACAGTAGGTGGGGAATTGTAAGACGTTTTCAGCAAGGTAAAGTCAGGGTAAACCACAAAAAGTTTATGGGATATGATAAGGATGAAAATGGAGATCTTATCATCAATGAAGAGCAGGCTGAAATAGTAAGAAGAATTTTTAAAGAATATCTTGAAGGTAAAAGTGCAGATAAAATTGCAGCAGGTCTTACAAAAGATGGCATACCAACTGTTACAGGAAAAAAGAAGTGGCACCCAACGGTTATAACCAAAATGCTTAAGAATGAAAAATACAAAGGTGATGCTCTGCTTCAAAAGACAATAACGGTAGATTTTTTAACACATAAGAGAGTGAAGAATAAGGGACAAGCACCTCAATATTATGTTGAAAACAGCCATCCAGCTATAATAAGTAAAGAGATGTTTGAAGCTGTTCAAAAAGAAATGAAAAGGCGTTCAGACCTTAGAGGTTTTGGTGATAAAGAAAGAAGGTCAAAACACAGCAGTAAGTATCCATTCTCAGGGAAGATAATTTGTGGGAATTGTGGGGCAGTATACAGAAGAAAAAGGTGGGGACCTACTGATAAATATAAGAAGTATGTTTGGAACTGCAGAACAAGAGATGAAAACGGTCCCAAAAGCTGTAATATGAAAGCAGTAGATGAAGAAAAGCTAAAGGCAGCATTTGTTAGGGTGACTAATAAGGTAATAAAGGATAGTGATGGATTTATAAAGAAAATGATGGACAATATAGAAAAAGTTCTAAGTGAAAATAAAGATGATGAAAAAATAAAAGCTATTGATTCAAGACTTGAAGAACTTAGGGAGCAGATAACGAATCTAATAAGGCTAAATTCTAGAAGCAGTATTGACAGTGATATTTATGATGAAGAATACAACAGACTGGTTTTGGAGATGGAAAACTTAAGAAGTAAGCGACTAGCATATACAAAAACTGAAATGGAGTGTAAGAATAATTACTCTAGAGTTAGAGAGATAGAGAGAATACTTAAGGAGCATGAACCTATAAATAGATTTGATGAAGAATTATTTAGGGTGTTAGTAGAAAAGATAAGAGTTGTATCTTTGGTTGAAGTAGAGTTTGTTTTGAAGACAGGGGTTGTGGTTAGGGATGTTTTGAGTTAA
- a CDS encoding recombinase family protein: protein MKKIRTIPVKINKLDDISNKETKLKVCAYCRVSTGSSKQSESFEIQTTYYERYIKDNPKWEFVGIYADKGISGTTVAKRVEFNRMIKDCERGKIDLIITKSISRFARNTADCLEVVRFLRSLDVGVYFERENISTLGAESELILSVLSSIAQDESRNMSENIKWAIGKRFKEGKINVATKRFLGYDMNDKGELVINPKEAEIVKRIYREYLEGKSMNEIKKGLERDGIKTITGKEKWQESTIKGILSNEKYYGDALLQKTVTLDYLTHKRKRNDGESPKYLVKNHHEPIISKEEFDRVQEIMADRAAKYGNVPEKRDKYQNRYAFSGKIICGNCTGVFKRRTWNSKSPSRQIVWQCSTYIKEGKNACSMKAVDDMTLKAVFIRAFNRFYKDKEKFLSSFMKNVEKGLEDKNAEKFKVEKEIKNITEEIKRLIRLQIEGKIFTEDYEKDYMELKKQLDKLKKIQSDNSGYKQNNEELQLRMDKIQNFFNNYDGLLTDFDDDVFKSLVERVLVKAPNHVCFELKNGIILEEKFIKKKGKNGLA, encoded by the coding sequence TTGAAAAAGATAAGGACCATACCAGTAAAAATCAATAAATTAGATGACATTTCAAATAAGGAAACAAAGCTAAAAGTATGCGCCTACTGCAGAGTCAGTACAGGAAGCAGCAAACAATCTGAGTCTTTTGAAATACAAACTACATACTATGAAAGATATATTAAAGACAATCCAAAATGGGAGTTTGTAGGGATATATGCAGATAAAGGAATATCAGGTACCACAGTAGCCAAAAGAGTAGAGTTTAATAGGATGATTAAAGATTGTGAGAGAGGAAAAATAGATTTAATTATTACTAAATCTATTTCAAGGTTTGCAAGAAACACAGCAGATTGTTTAGAAGTAGTAAGATTCCTAAGAAGTCTTGATGTAGGTGTTTATTTTGAAAGGGAAAACATAAGCACTTTAGGAGCTGAAAGTGAATTAATCCTTTCAGTACTTAGTTCAATTGCCCAGGATGAATCAAGGAATATGTCGGAAAATATTAAATGGGCTATTGGAAAAAGATTTAAAGAAGGTAAGATTAATGTTGCTACTAAAAGATTTTTAGGTTATGACATGAATGATAAAGGTGAACTTGTAATAAATCCAAAAGAAGCTGAAATAGTAAAGAGAATTTATAGAGAGTATCTTGAGGGAAAAAGTATGAATGAAATTAAAAAGGGTCTTGAGAGGGATGGAATAAAAACAATAACGGGAAAAGAGAAGTGGCAGGAAAGTACTATTAAAGGAATTCTCAGTAATGAAAAATATTATGGTGATGCTTTACTGCAAAAGACAGTAACCCTTGATTACCTTACTCACAAAAGAAAACGAAATGATGGTGAAAGCCCTAAATATTTAGTTAAAAACCATCATGAGCCTATCATATCAAAGGAAGAGTTTGATAGAGTACAGGAAATAATGGCTGATAGGGCTGCAAAGTATGGAAATGTACCAGAGAAAAGAGATAAATACCAAAATAGATATGCTTTTAGTGGAAAGATTATATGTGGCAACTGCACAGGAGTATTTAAAAGAAGAACTTGGAACAGTAAATCACCAAGCAGACAAATTGTCTGGCAGTGCAGTACTTATATAAAGGAAGGAAAAAATGCTTGTAGCATGAAGGCTGTTGATGACATGACTTTAAAGGCAGTTTTTATTAGAGCTTTTAATAGATTTTATAAAGATAAAGAGAAGTTTTTATCTAGCTTTATGAAAAATGTAGAAAAGGGATTAGAAGATAAAAATGCTGAAAAGTTTAAAGTAGAAAAAGAAATTAAAAATATTACTGAAGAAATTAAGAGGCTTATTCGACTTCAAATAGAGGGAAAGATTTTTACAGAAGATTATGAGAAAGATTATATGGAGCTTAAAAAGCAGCTGGATAAATTAAAGAAAATACAATCAGATAATTCAGGTTATAAACAAAACAACGAAGAGCTACAGCTTAGAATGGATAAAATACAAAATTTCTTTAATAACTATGATGGTTTACTTACAGACTTTGATGATGATGTTTTTAAATCTCTAGTAGAAAGGGTTTTAGTTAAAGCGCCAAATCATGTCTGTTTTGAACTTAAAAATGGAATAATTCTAGAAGAAAAATTTATAAAGAAAAAAGGTAAAAATGGCTTAGCGTAA
- a CDS encoding SymE family type I addiction module toxin — MKVRKLKVYEAPINSSRNIPCIRLQGKWLKELGFLPGKEMNVKMNKGRILIELIHEAEEEYDSHKK, encoded by the coding sequence TTGAAAGTAAGAAAATTAAAGGTCTACGAAGCACCTATAAATTCATCAAGAAACATACCGTGTATAAGACTTCAAGGTAAGTGGCTGAAAGAACTCGGGTTTCTGCCGGGGAAAGAAATGAATGTAAAGATGAATAAAGGCAGGATATTAATTGAGCTTATACATGAAGCTGAAGAAGAATATGATAGCCATAAAAAATAG
- a CDS encoding SHOCT domain-containing protein, with product MNKETPLYVMSRALLKELLKKKLINEEEFHRIDAENKKTFNK from the coding sequence ATGAATAAAGAAACACCTCTGTATGTAATGAGTAGAGCTTTATTAAAAGAGCTTTTAAAAAAGAAACTTATTAATGAAGAAGAATTTCACAGGATCGATGCAGAAAATAAAAAGACCTTTAATAAATAG
- a CDS encoding N-acetylmuramoyl-L-alanine amidase family protein yields the protein MTLRCGDGEGKYSITNHNSIGIEVCVNEDGDYDKAVENTVDLVKYLMEKHDVPLDRVVRHYDVSRKICPRSMSENNWGKWLEFKRKLREKAVNELERDLKNLTEIGIINSPDYWLQNAVKGKTVKGEYAAVLIERIAEVINKKEGKYDE from the coding sequence TTGACACTACGCTGTGGTGATGGAGAAGGAAAGTACAGCATAACAAATCACAACTCTATAGGTATTGAAGTTTGTGTTAATGAAGATGGAGACTATGATAAGGCAGTAGAAAATACAGTAGATTTAGTTAAGTATCTTATGGAAAAGCATGATGTTCCTTTAGATAGAGTTGTAAGACATTATGATGTCAGCAGAAAGATATGTCCTAGGAGTATGAGTGAAAATAACTGGGGAAAGTGGTTGGAGTTTAAAAGGAAATTAAGAGAAAAAGCTGTGAATGAATTAGAGAGGGATTTGAAGAATCTAACGGAAATAGGAATTATTAATTCACCAGATTATTGGCTGCAAAATGCAGTTAAAGGGAAAACGGTAAAGGGAGAATATGCTGCTGTATTAATTGAAAGAATAGCAGAAGTTATAAATAAGAAAGAAGGTAAATATGATGAATAA
- a CDS encoding recombinase family protein translates to MESRKRFEKGEFMIKTTRFLGYDKDEYGKLIINEDEAKIVRRIFKEYLSGKGSFTIAKEFNVEDIPTTTGAKWHDTTILVI, encoded by the coding sequence GTGGAGAGTAGAAAGAGATTTGAAAAAGGAGAATTCATGATAAAAACCACAAGATTTCTAGGCTACGATAAAGATGAATATGGAAAACTTATCATTAATGAAGATGAAGCAAAAATTGTAAGAAGAATTTTTAAAGAGTACCTAAGTGGGAAAGGAAGTTTTACTATTGCAAAGGAATTTAATGTAGAAGATATTCCTACCACTACTGGAGCAAAGTGGCATGACACCACCATTCTAGTAATTTAA